The Hymenobacter sp. DG01 genome has a segment encoding these proteins:
- a CDS encoding lipocalin family protein codes for MANLLKRRRPVLFTVIGATVATGVAAYAYARRKLHPTLPTVAHVNLHKYMGLWYEVARLPARFEKGCQHVTAEYKLLPDGKVRVVNTCHKEGLNGPVKKATATARAVDDTNSKLKVQFFWPFEGDYWILDLDLSDYRYALVGEPGRENLWILSRTPHLDRSIRDRLVAHARELGFPVENLLFTPQPISE; via the coding sequence ATGGCAAATCTGCTCAAGCGTCGGCGCCCGGTTTTGTTTACCGTCATTGGTGCCACGGTAGCTACCGGCGTGGCGGCCTACGCCTACGCCCGGCGCAAGCTCCACCCGACCCTGCCCACCGTGGCCCACGTCAACCTGCATAAGTACATGGGCCTGTGGTACGAGGTGGCGCGCCTGCCCGCCCGCTTCGAGAAAGGCTGCCAGCACGTGACGGCCGAGTACAAGCTGCTGCCGGACGGTAAGGTACGGGTAGTCAATACCTGCCACAAAGAAGGCCTCAACGGCCCCGTGAAAAAGGCCACCGCCACGGCCCGCGCCGTGGACGACACCAACAGCAAGCTGAAAGTGCAGTTCTTCTGGCCCTTCGAGGGCGACTACTGGATTCTGGACCTCGACCTCTCTGATTACCGTTACGCTCTGGTAGGTGAGCCCGGCCGCGAAAACCTCTGGATTCTGAGCCGCACCCCGCACCTGGACCGCAGCATCCGCGACCGGCTGGTAGCCCACGCCCGTGAGCTGGGGTTCCCGGTTGAAAACCTGCTATTCACGCCCCAGCCCATTAGCGAATAA
- a CDS encoding NAD(P)/FAD-dependent oxidoreductase has protein sequence MLHLEQLSLNIPETTKPRVVIIGGGFGGVNLTKYLPDDQFQVVMLSKQHYYGFWPLLYQVATAGLEPEAIAEPIRKLFDDRTDFHFRYVRVTNINPATKTVTTLIGEVRYDYLVIATGTKSNYFGNEQIKQNSFGLKNLTDAVNLRSQLLQSFEQANISKDPELRQSLLNVVIAGAGPTGVELAGSLAEMRQHVLPRDYPGLDFRLMNIYLVDGLDRVLPPMSPESSKNTHEYLEKLGVNIKLNKLVSSYDGETVTFKDGEQIKTQTLVWAAGVAGATIDGLPPETVERGRYLVNHFNQVQGFEDVFAIGDIAVMKSEKWPKGHPQVAQPALQQGRLLGKNLVRRMRGEAWEAFDYFDKGSLAIVGRGRAVADLPGNKSLKGFIAWVAWLFVHIYYLIGFRSKLIVMTNWLYRLFTYQRGTRIIIQPYVQPGDKVAEEFVRQHVSE, from the coding sequence ATGCTACACCTGGAACAACTCTCGCTTAATATTCCGGAAACCACTAAGCCGCGCGTCGTAATTATTGGGGGCGGCTTTGGCGGCGTGAACCTGACCAAATACCTGCCCGACGACCAGTTTCAGGTGGTCATGCTCAGCAAACAGCACTACTACGGCTTCTGGCCCCTGCTCTACCAAGTGGCAACGGCCGGCCTGGAGCCCGAAGCCATTGCCGAGCCCATCCGCAAGCTGTTTGATGACCGCACGGATTTCCACTTCCGCTACGTGCGGGTAACCAACATTAACCCCGCCACCAAAACCGTAACCACCCTGATTGGCGAGGTGCGCTACGACTACCTGGTTATTGCCACCGGCACCAAGTCCAACTACTTCGGCAACGAGCAGATCAAGCAGAACTCCTTCGGGCTGAAAAACCTGACCGATGCCGTGAACCTGCGCAGCCAGCTGCTGCAGAGCTTCGAGCAGGCCAACATTTCCAAGGACCCCGAGCTGCGCCAGAGTCTGCTGAACGTGGTAATTGCCGGGGCCGGCCCCACGGGCGTGGAGCTGGCCGGCTCCCTGGCCGAAATGCGCCAGCACGTACTCCCGCGTGACTACCCCGGCCTCGATTTCCGGCTGATGAACATCTACCTCGTCGATGGTCTGGATAGGGTGTTGCCGCCCATGTCGCCGGAGTCGAGCAAGAATACGCACGAGTACCTGGAAAAGCTCGGCGTCAATATCAAGCTCAACAAGTTGGTTTCCAGCTACGACGGTGAAACCGTGACCTTTAAGGACGGGGAGCAGATCAAAACCCAGACTTTGGTGTGGGCCGCCGGGGTAGCCGGGGCCACCATCGACGGCCTACCCCCCGAAACGGTGGAAAGGGGCCGTTACCTCGTCAACCACTTCAACCAGGTTCAGGGCTTCGAGGACGTGTTTGCCATCGGCGACATTGCCGTGATGAAATCGGAGAAATGGCCCAAGGGGCACCCGCAAGTGGCCCAGCCGGCCCTGCAGCAAGGGCGCCTGCTGGGCAAAAACCTGGTGCGCCGCATGCGCGGCGAAGCCTGGGAGGCGTTTGACTACTTCGACAAAGGCTCCCTGGCTATTGTAGGCCGGGGCCGCGCCGTGGCCGATTTGCCCGGTAACAAGAGCCTGAAAGGCTTTATTGCCTGGGTGGCCTGGCTGTTCGTACACATTTACTACCTCATCGGCTTCCGTAGCAAGCTGATTGTGATGACGAACTGGCTCTACCGCCTTTTTACCTACCAGCGCGGCACCCGCATCATTATCCAGCCCTACGTACAGCCCGGCGACAAAGTCGCCGAGGAATTCGTCCGGCAGCACGTGAGTGAGTGA
- a CDS encoding M23 family metallopeptidase, which yields MPDLLNTRPRRLLSVAIPFLLLGLQPASCGGQEPDSTKEPQVSRATAPTPGKRPEVPQGYFLFPIKPGQQNFLAASMGELRPNHFHGGLDIKTDGRVDLPVYAAAEGYISRMKQSSFGYGNVLYITHPNGLTTVYGHLNHFRGPVAEEMRRQQYEKKTYELELFFKPEQFPVKRGEVVALSGNTGGSAGPHLHWEVRTAEGGQLNPLQWGGFQEIQDHVAPSLQAFAVEALDINARVQGRFGKAVFVPKAPPLPNGGGYVWADTIAANGTVGLLVQGFDRFDQAWNKNGFQKVEVLVNGQPHYAHVIDDIPFPEGSRQVNQHMDYEWRATQGRQLEKLFVDDGNGLSIYQTGPSKGKLRVEPGQVYRVEIRMSDSYGNMTPLRFVLRGTEPAYRKTRSAAVKTQSLRYDISRNLLVATAADPDTASVGGNLTLYRGNRRLTLRPSYTEQSQNVYLYDLRAGRPDSLQFGSVTKRFDRQALIPAGREFGFSTANLNLGFGPNTLFDTLFVQTSYKQGLWTVQQPRTPLYGTLALTLKPETPVLDQRRSAIYSVTPKGGRAYVGGKWQGNTITAPIKTFGQFRILTDTIPPSARLLSKGPGGVVFKIGDDLSGIASYQLEVNGQFRLLRFEHKNATLFSERDDKLGPPLRGPATLRLTDQAGNEKVIHVTL from the coding sequence ATGCCTGATTTGTTGAATACCCGGCCGCGCCGCCTTCTCAGCGTAGCCATTCCTTTTCTGTTGCTGGGGTTGCAGCCGGCTTCGTGCGGGGGCCAGGAGCCCGACTCGACCAAAGAACCCCAAGTGTCCCGGGCTACGGCCCCTACCCCCGGTAAGCGCCCAGAAGTACCGCAAGGCTACTTCCTGTTTCCCATCAAGCCCGGCCAGCAGAACTTTCTGGCGGCCAGCATGGGCGAGCTGCGCCCCAACCACTTTCACGGCGGCCTCGACATCAAGACCGATGGCCGGGTGGATTTGCCGGTGTACGCCGCCGCCGAGGGCTACATTTCGCGCATGAAGCAGAGCAGCTTCGGCTACGGCAACGTACTCTACATCACCCACCCCAACGGCCTGACGACGGTGTACGGCCACCTCAACCATTTCCGGGGGCCGGTAGCGGAGGAAATGCGCCGCCAGCAGTACGAGAAGAAAACCTACGAGCTGGAGCTGTTCTTCAAGCCCGAGCAGTTTCCGGTGAAGCGCGGCGAGGTGGTGGCCCTATCAGGCAATACCGGCGGCTCGGCCGGCCCGCACCTGCACTGGGAGGTGCGCACGGCCGAGGGCGGCCAGCTTAACCCCCTGCAGTGGGGCGGCTTCCAGGAAATTCAGGACCACGTAGCGCCCTCCTTGCAGGCGTTTGCGGTGGAAGCTCTGGACATTAATGCCCGCGTGCAGGGCCGCTTTGGCAAGGCCGTGTTCGTGCCGAAAGCCCCGCCCCTGCCCAACGGGGGCGGTTACGTGTGGGCCGATACCATTGCGGCCAACGGCACGGTAGGGCTACTGGTGCAGGGCTTTGATAGGTTCGACCAGGCCTGGAACAAGAACGGCTTTCAGAAGGTGGAAGTGCTGGTGAACGGCCAGCCGCACTACGCCCACGTCATCGATGACATTCCGTTTCCGGAGGGCTCCCGCCAGGTAAACCAGCACATGGACTACGAGTGGCGGGCTACCCAGGGCCGGCAACTGGAAAAGCTGTTCGTGGATGACGGCAACGGGCTGAGCATCTACCAAACCGGCCCCAGCAAAGGCAAGCTGCGCGTGGAGCCGGGCCAGGTGTACCGCGTGGAAATCCGGATGAGTGACTCCTACGGCAACATGACCCCGTTGCGCTTCGTGCTGCGCGGTACGGAGCCGGCCTACCGCAAAACCCGCTCGGCGGCCGTTAAAACCCAGAGCCTGCGCTACGACATCAGCCGTAACCTACTGGTAGCCACCGCGGCCGACCCTGATACGGCCTCCGTAGGGGGCAACCTTACGCTTTACCGCGGCAACCGCCGCCTCACGCTCCGGCCCAGCTACACCGAGCAGAGCCAGAACGTGTACCTCTACGACCTGCGGGCCGGCCGCCCCGACTCCCTGCAGTTCGGGAGCGTAACCAAGCGCTTCGACCGGCAGGCCCTGATTCCGGCGGGCCGGGAGTTTGGCTTCTCCACGGCGAATCTGAACCTGGGTTTCGGGCCGAACACCCTGTTCGACACGCTTTTCGTGCAAACCAGCTACAAGCAAGGCCTCTGGACGGTACAGCAGCCGCGCACGCCGCTCTACGGTACCCTGGCCCTCACCCTTAAGCCCGAAACGCCCGTGCTGGACCAGCGCCGCTCGGCTATTTACAGCGTGACGCCCAAGGGCGGGCGGGCCTACGTGGGCGGCAAGTGGCAGGGCAACACCATCACGGCCCCCATCAAAACCTTCGGCCAGTTCCGCATCCTGACGGATACCATTCCGCCCTCGGCCCGCCTGCTGAGCAAAGGCCCCGGCGGGGTCGTGTTCAAAATCGGCGACGACCTTTCGGGCATTGCCAGCTACCAGCTGGAAGTAAACGGGCAGTTCCGCCTGCTGCGCTTTGAGCACAAAAACGCTACCCTCTTCTCGGAGCGCGACGACAAGCTGGGCCCGCCCCTGCGCGGCCCCGCTACCCTGCGCCTCACCGACCAGGCCGGCAATGAAAAAGTAATTCACGTGACGCTGTAG
- a CDS encoding fumarylacetoacetate hydrolase family protein: protein MKILCIGRNYAEHIAELQNETPDAPVIFAKPDTALLQRNQPFFLPDFSQDIHHEIELVLRICKNGKNIDEKFAPTYFDAIGLGIDFTARDLQSKLKGKGLPWELAKGFDGSAPISQEFKPVTDFPDLKNIDFRLEVNGEVRQQGNSSLMLHDFNKIISYISQFITLKMGDLIFTGTPSGVGQVKVGDQLTGFIGEEKLLDLAVK, encoded by the coding sequence ATGAAAATTCTTTGCATCGGGCGCAACTACGCCGAACACATTGCCGAGCTCCAGAACGAAACGCCCGACGCCCCGGTCATCTTCGCCAAGCCCGATACGGCCCTGCTCCAGCGCAACCAGCCTTTTTTCCTGCCCGATTTCTCCCAGGACATCCACCACGAGATTGAGCTGGTGCTCCGCATCTGCAAAAACGGCAAGAACATCGACGAGAAGTTTGCCCCTACCTACTTCGACGCCATCGGCCTGGGCATCGACTTCACGGCCCGCGACCTGCAGAGCAAGCTGAAAGGCAAAGGCCTACCCTGGGAGCTGGCCAAAGGCTTCGACGGCTCAGCCCCGATTTCGCAGGAGTTCAAGCCCGTTACGGATTTCCCGGACCTGAAGAACATCGATTTTCGCCTGGAAGTGAACGGCGAGGTGCGCCAGCAGGGCAACTCCAGCCTCATGCTCCACGACTTCAACAAAATCATCAGCTACATCTCCCAGTTCATCACCCTGAAAATGGGCGACCTGATTTTCACGGGCACGCCCAGCGGTGTGGGCCAGGTGAAGGTAGGCGACCAACTGACGGGCTTCATCGGGGAAGAAAAGCTGCTGGATCTGGCCGTGAAGTAG
- a CDS encoding M48 family metallopeptidase codes for MKLHRFALAGCLFFAAACSTVPITGRRQLSLVSDTEMNTMSAQEYQKVLASSRVINSGEQAAMVKRVGQRIQQAVEMYFRQQNAQAQLEGYAWEFNLLDDKQENAWCMPGGKVAVYSGILPITQDENGLAVVMGHEIAHAVARHSSERMSQQMAAQGLGSVLSASAGQNPTATQNVFLQAVGVGSQLGLLKYGRSQESEADHLGLIFMAMAGYNPDGAVAFWQRMDARENAASPPEFLSTHPSNGTRIAAIQKELPEARTYYKGR; via the coding sequence ATGAAACTCCACCGATTTGCCCTGGCCGGTTGTCTATTTTTCGCGGCGGCTTGCTCCACGGTTCCCATCACCGGGCGCCGGCAGCTCAGCCTTGTATCAGACACCGAAATGAATACGATGTCGGCGCAGGAATACCAGAAAGTGCTGGCTTCCAGTCGGGTAATTAACAGCGGCGAGCAGGCAGCCATGGTAAAGCGCGTGGGCCAGCGCATTCAGCAGGCCGTGGAAATGTACTTTCGCCAGCAGAATGCCCAGGCCCAGCTGGAGGGCTACGCCTGGGAGTTTAACCTGCTCGACGACAAGCAGGAAAACGCCTGGTGCATGCCCGGCGGCAAGGTGGCCGTGTACAGCGGTATTCTGCCCATCACGCAGGATGAAAACGGCTTGGCCGTGGTCATGGGCCACGAAATTGCTCACGCCGTAGCCCGGCATAGCTCGGAGCGTATGAGCCAGCAGATGGCTGCCCAGGGCCTGGGCAGCGTGCTTTCAGCCTCGGCCGGCCAGAACCCCACGGCCACCCAGAACGTGTTTCTGCAGGCGGTGGGCGTGGGCTCGCAGCTAGGCCTGCTGAAATACGGCCGCAGCCAGGAATCGGAAGCTGACCACCTCGGACTTATCTTTATGGCCATGGCGGGCTACAATCCCGATGGCGCCGTAGCGTTCTGGCAGCGTATGGATGCCCGCGAAAATGCTGCTTCCCCGCCCGAATTCCTTTCTACTCACCCCTCCAACGGTACCCGGATTGCGGCCATCCAGAAAGAGCTGCCCGAGGCCCGCACGTACTATAAAGGCCGGTAA
- a CDS encoding alpha/beta fold hydrolase has product MQHTLLLLHGALASEAQLKFLVRELPSFYQVHCFCFSGHGGRPLVAGEFSMKHFAQEIRQFIQDQLLPPVHVFGYSMGGYAALTAAVQWPELFSSITTLGTKFDWSPASAMLETRHLDLEKMREKVPQFVEQLTQQHAPTPLPDLLQATSTLMRGLGDAPPLTPEKLAALEVPVQVLVGELDKTAGVDASRYFADHMPRATFEIIMNTPHPLDKVNPDLLVNRIARFVELAEEGML; this is encoded by the coding sequence ATGCAACATACCCTTCTGCTTCTGCACGGAGCTCTGGCATCGGAAGCGCAGTTGAAGTTTCTGGTGCGCGAGCTGCCGTCCTTCTACCAGGTGCACTGCTTTTGCTTTAGCGGGCACGGCGGGCGGCCCCTGGTAGCCGGTGAGTTTTCCATGAAGCACTTCGCGCAGGAAATCCGGCAGTTCATTCAGGACCAACTGCTGCCCCCGGTGCACGTGTTCGGCTACAGCATGGGCGGCTACGCGGCCCTGACAGCGGCCGTGCAGTGGCCTGAGCTGTTCAGCAGCATCACTACCCTGGGCACCAAGTTTGACTGGTCGCCAGCCTCGGCTATGCTGGAAACCCGGCACCTGGACCTGGAAAAGATGCGGGAAAAGGTGCCCCAGTTCGTGGAGCAGCTAACCCAGCAGCACGCCCCTACCCCCCTGCCCGATCTGCTACAGGCAACCAGCACGCTCATGCGCGGCCTCGGCGACGCCCCCCCCCTCACGCCCGAAAAGCTGGCCGCCCTGGAGGTGCCCGTGCAGGTACTGGTGGGCGAGCTGGACAAAACCGCCGGTGTAGATGCCTCCCGCTACTTCGCCGACCACATGCCCCGCGCTACCTTCGAAATCATCATGAACACGCCTCACCCACTGGACAAGGTAAACCCCGATTTGCTGGTAAACCGCATTGCCCGCTTCGTGGAGCTAGCCGAGGAAGGCATGCTGTAA
- the murC gene encoding UDP-N-acetylmuramate--L-alanine ligase, whose protein sequence is MTATPSSLQRLHLIATGGSIMHNLALALHQRGAHVTGSDDEIFEPAKSRLAKAGLLPAEEGWFPEKVNQDLDAVIVGMHARPDNPELLRAQELGLRVYSFPEFIYEASRDKQRVVIGGSHGKTSITSLILHVLRYHGRKFDYAVGAQLEGFDLMVQLTEDAPIIIIEGDEYLSSPIDRRPKFHLYQHHIGVISGISWDHINVFPTEEIYREQFKIFAEMTPKAGVLIYDQNDEQVQLVTVPSNPDVTYIGYGPHEHVIRDGKTYLITKKDDEVPVKVFGEHNLRNISAAKEVCKQLGIKGKDFYEALGSFKGAARRLELVREGQDSVVYKDFAHAPSKLKATATAFKKQYPQRKLVACLELHTFSSLNPAFLPQYAHTFDTPDVAVVYFNPHVLEHKRLPPLPAEAVQQAFQRPDLRVFTDSRELADFLHAQNWQQANLLMMSSGTFDGLDLAQLAAEVTK, encoded by the coding sequence ATGACTGCTACCCCCTCTTCGCTCCAACGCCTGCACCTGATTGCTACCGGGGGCAGTATTATGCATAACCTGGCCCTGGCCCTGCACCAGCGCGGCGCCCACGTTACCGGCTCCGACGATGAAATATTTGAGCCCGCGAAAAGCCGCCTAGCCAAAGCGGGCCTGCTACCCGCAGAAGAGGGCTGGTTTCCAGAGAAGGTTAACCAGGACCTCGATGCTGTGATTGTGGGTATGCACGCCCGCCCCGATAACCCCGAACTATTGCGCGCCCAGGAGCTAGGGCTGCGGGTGTACTCCTTCCCCGAGTTTATTTATGAGGCTTCCCGCGACAAGCAGCGGGTAGTAATCGGGGGCTCGCACGGCAAAACCAGCATTACCTCCCTCATTCTGCACGTACTGCGCTACCACGGCCGCAAGTTCGACTACGCCGTGGGGGCCCAGCTGGAAGGGTTCGATTTGATGGTGCAGCTCACGGAAGATGCCCCCATCATCATCATTGAGGGCGATGAATACCTGTCGTCGCCGATTGACCGGCGGCCGAAGTTCCACCTCTACCAGCACCACATCGGGGTTATTTCCGGCATCAGCTGGGACCATATCAACGTGTTTCCAACCGAGGAAATCTACCGCGAGCAGTTCAAGATTTTCGCCGAGATGACGCCCAAAGCCGGGGTGCTCATCTATGACCAGAACGACGAGCAGGTGCAGCTGGTAACCGTGCCCAGCAACCCCGACGTGACCTACATCGGCTACGGTCCGCACGAGCACGTTATCCGGGACGGGAAAACCTACCTCATCACTAAGAAGGATGATGAAGTGCCCGTGAAGGTATTCGGGGAGCACAACCTGCGCAACATTTCGGCCGCGAAGGAAGTGTGCAAGCAACTGGGCATCAAGGGCAAGGATTTCTACGAAGCCCTGGGCTCGTTTAAGGGCGCGGCCCGCCGGCTGGAGCTGGTGCGCGAGGGCCAGGACTCGGTAGTGTACAAGGATTTTGCCCACGCCCCAAGCAAGCTGAAAGCCACCGCTACCGCCTTCAAAAAGCAGTACCCCCAGCGCAAGCTGGTAGCCTGCCTGGAGCTGCACACCTTCAGTTCCCTGAACCCAGCCTTCCTGCCTCAGTACGCCCATACCTTCGACACGCCCGACGTGGCTGTAGTGTACTTCAATCCTCATGTGCTGGAGCACAAGCGCCTCCCCCCCCTGCCCGCGGAAGCCGTGCAGCAGGCCTTCCAGCGCCCCGATCTGCGGGTGTTCACGGACAGCCGGGAGCTGGCCGATTTCCTGCACGCCCAGAACTGGCAGCAGGCCAACTTGCTGATGATGTCGTCGGGTACGTTTGACGGGCTGGACCTGGCCCAGCTGGCCGCCGAAGTGACGAAGTAA
- the dnaB gene encoding replicative DNA helicase has product MGGPAGKLPPQALELEAAVLGALMLEKDALTTVIDILKPQSFYKDGHQRIFKAILNLFDKSEPIDILTVTHELREMGELEAAGGAHYVANLTFKVNSAANIEYHARIITENAIKRELIRIASDIQRDAFEDTTDVFNLLDSTEQSLFEVSESNIRKNFDDMRSLMGKAIKELEEKKDQKDGLTGVPSGFSALDRVTSGWQPSDLVIIAARPGMGKCLGKGTKVLMYDGTLRNVEDVQAGELLMGDDSTPRRVLSIARGREQMYWVRQNKAEDYRVNESHILSLKRSRTEGKHRHGDVLNITVKDWLSKSAKFRSNYKGYKVPVEFAAQPVPVDPYFLGVWLGDGASANCRITGQDLEIIEYLHEYAAELDLQVTVGVVENRCNSYGITRGRQGGSLAQFSLQDELRQLGVLGDKHIPQAYLINSTERRLRLLAGLIDADGHLDPVSNGYEITQKSHRLARQIKFLADSLGFRTSLKKKQAAISAIGYESEVYRVRIYGDINRVPVRVARKQANPWASKVDWRMTGISVEADGEDDYYGFEIDGNRLFLLQDMTVTHNTAFVVSAMRNAAVEFKKPVAIFSLEMSSLQLVNRLISAEAELDSEKIKKGNLADYEWAQLNHKISALSSAPIYIDDTPGLSIRELRTKCRRLKAHHDIQMIIIDYLQLMTGNTDGKGGGNREQEIASISRALKGIAKELNVPVLALSQLSRSVETRGGDKKPQLSDLRESGSIEQDADMVIFLYRPEYYKITEDEMGNPTQGTGEVIIAKHRNGSLETVQLKFIGRFTKFADLDGVGGFGDAGFNPGAFPTSTFDDDASGFAPNTIRLGSRINNDGPPPAQPFPRSTFDDGPPPF; this is encoded by the coding sequence ATGGGTGGCCCGGCCGGCAAGCTGCCTCCGCAGGCGCTGGAGCTGGAAGCCGCCGTGCTCGGGGCGCTGATGCTGGAAAAGGACGCCCTCACGACGGTAATTGATATTCTGAAGCCCCAGAGCTTCTACAAAGATGGCCACCAACGCATTTTCAAGGCCATCCTCAACCTGTTTGATAAGTCGGAGCCGATTGATATTCTGACGGTTACGCACGAGCTGCGCGAAATGGGCGAGCTGGAAGCCGCCGGTGGGGCTCACTACGTGGCTAACCTGACCTTCAAGGTAAACTCGGCGGCTAACATTGAGTACCACGCCCGCATCATCACCGAAAATGCCATCAAGCGCGAACTGATCCGCATTGCCTCGGACATTCAGCGCGACGCGTTTGAGGATACCACCGACGTATTCAACCTGCTCGACAGCACGGAGCAGTCGTTGTTTGAAGTGTCGGAATCGAACATTCGGAAGAACTTCGACGACATGCGGAGCCTGATGGGCAAAGCCATCAAGGAGCTCGAAGAAAAGAAGGACCAGAAAGACGGCCTGACCGGCGTACCGTCTGGCTTTTCGGCCCTGGATCGAGTAACATCCGGCTGGCAACCCTCTGACCTGGTGATTATTGCGGCCCGCCCCGGCATGGGTAAGTGCCTGGGCAAGGGCACCAAAGTGCTGATGTATGACGGCACCCTGCGCAACGTAGAGGACGTACAGGCCGGGGAGCTGCTGATGGGCGACGACTCGACCCCGCGCCGGGTGCTGAGCATAGCCCGTGGCCGGGAGCAGATGTACTGGGTGCGCCAGAACAAGGCCGAAGACTACCGCGTCAACGAGAGCCATATTCTGTCCCTGAAGCGCAGCCGCACCGAGGGCAAGCACCGCCACGGCGACGTGCTCAACATTACCGTTAAAGACTGGCTCAGCAAATCGGCGAAGTTTCGCTCCAACTACAAAGGCTACAAGGTGCCCGTGGAGTTTGCCGCGCAGCCGGTGCCGGTTGATCCGTATTTCCTGGGCGTGTGGCTCGGCGACGGGGCCTCCGCCAACTGCCGCATTACGGGTCAGGATTTGGAAATAATTGAGTATCTGCACGAATATGCTGCCGAGCTGGACTTGCAGGTGACTGTAGGGGTAGTGGAAAACCGCTGCAACAGCTACGGCATCACCCGTGGTCGGCAGGGGGGGAGCCTTGCCCAATTCTCGTTGCAGGATGAGCTGCGGCAGCTGGGCGTGCTCGGCGACAAGCACATTCCGCAGGCTTACCTCATCAATAGCACTGAGAGACGCCTGCGCCTGCTGGCCGGCCTGATTGATGCCGACGGCCACCTGGACCCGGTATCCAACGGCTACGAAATCACGCAGAAAAGCCACCGCTTGGCCCGGCAGATCAAGTTCCTGGCCGACTCGCTGGGTTTCCGAACGTCTTTGAAAAAGAAGCAGGCAGCCATCAGCGCCATAGGCTACGAGAGTGAGGTATATCGGGTCCGCATTTACGGTGACATCAACCGGGTGCCGGTGCGGGTAGCGCGCAAGCAGGCTAACCCCTGGGCCAGCAAAGTGGACTGGCGCATGACCGGCATTTCGGTGGAGGCCGATGGCGAAGATGACTACTACGGCTTCGAAATTGACGGCAACCGCCTGTTCCTGCTCCAAGACATGACCGTAACTCACAATACGGCTTTCGTAGTATCTGCCATGCGCAATGCGGCGGTGGAGTTCAAGAAGCCCGTAGCCATTTTCTCGCTGGAAATGTCCTCGCTGCAGCTCGTAAATCGTCTGATTTCGGCGGAGGCAGAGCTGGATTCGGAGAAGATCAAGAAGGGCAACCTGGCCGACTACGAGTGGGCCCAGTTGAACCATAAGATTTCGGCCCTGTCGTCGGCCCCGATTTACATTGACGATACGCCGGGCCTCAGCATCCGGGAGCTGCGCACCAAGTGCCGCCGCCTCAAGGCCCACCACGACATCCAGATGATCATCATCGACTACCTGCAGCTGATGACGGGCAACACGGATGGCAAGGGTGGGGGTAACCGCGAACAGGAAATTGCCTCTATTTCGCGGGCACTAAAAGGTATTGCTAAGGAACTGAACGTGCCCGTACTGGCTCTGTCGCAGCTTTCCCGCTCCGTGGAAACCCGCGGCGGCGACAAGAAGCCGCAGCTGAGTGACCTTCGTGAATCAGGGTCTATCGAGCAGGATGCCGACATGGTAATTTTCCTGTACCGGCCTGAATACTATAAGATTACTGAGGATGAAATGGGTAACCCCACCCAGGGCACCGGCGAGGTTATTATTGCCAAGCACCGAAACGGCTCCCTGGAAACGGTGCAGCTGAAGTTCATTGGCCGCTTCACCAAGTTTGCTGACCTGGATGGGGTAGGCGGCTTCGGCGATGCAGGCTTTAACCCCGGTGCCTTCCCCACCAGTACTTTCGACGACGATGCTTCCGGCTTCGCGCCAAATACCATCCGGCTGGGCTCCCGCATCAACAACGACGGGCCGCCGCCTGCGCAGCCCTTCCCGCGCAGCACCTTTGATGACGGCCCGCCGCCATTTTAA